The Granulicella sibirica genome has a segment encoding these proteins:
- a CDS encoding DUF6582 domain-containing protein, whose product MTTASKTHGTLDAKDRNSLSDTTYAFPAKRKEPLTDASHVRNAIARFDQTKGVTDEERAEAFKNIKAAAKKFNVEMTETSWHQLGKKPHTSNSAHAK is encoded by the coding sequence ATGACCACAGCGTCAAAAACCCACGGCACGCTCGACGCCAAAGACCGCAACAGTCTTTCCGATACCACCTACGCCTTCCCCGCGAAGCGCAAGGAACCACTCACCGACGCATCCCACGTCCGCAACGCCATCGCGCGCTTCGATCAAACAAAGGGCGTCACCGATGAGGAGCGCGCGGAGGCCTTCAAGAACATCAAGGCCGCCGCGAAGAAGTTCAACGTGGAGATGACCGAGACCAGTTGGCACCAACTTGGTAAGAAGCCGCACACGTCAAACTCAGCCCACGCAAAGTAG